A genomic window from Fibrobacterota bacterium includes:
- a CDS encoding DUF3416 domain-containing protein: protein MPEAKSKPSAAKPAKAAATQNLPTTKAAKSGAASRSQTPVSALLSIGETEPIAPEASSFVFENIQPSVDGGHFAVKREVGDLLEVSADIWLYGHEKYTCWFEWRREGGQWARHPLEKGENDRYLGSIVLTEVGLFEFRVGGSWEKTQLESASPIYDVVVDPVIARFGAWYEMWPRSQGTDPTKSATWDDCIARLPEIASMGFQVLYVPPVHPIGKTNRKGKNNSLKAQPGEPGCPYAIGNELGGHDAVDPDLGTMADFERFIAACHDHGMQVALDVALNASPDHPYAKDHPDWFYREPDGTIKFAENPPKKYEDIYAFHYYGPDAEAMWREILRIHLFWVEKGIRIFRVDNPHTKPFGLWQWLIREVKKRCPDAVFLSEAFTRPKLMKRLAKLGFQQSYTYFVWREKAAELREYLEEITGKPEREYMRGNFFTNTPDINPHHCQDHGRPAFLVRTALAALLSPSWGMYNGWELCEATPVPGKEEYLNSEKYQYHAWDWNRPGHIKDWIRTLNEIRNSHPALQETHNIRFLDCTDPELLAFVRVLGEDKLLVIINCDPTRAREGYIDAPWADLGISWAPYPVTDLVTKERWTWNAGSNWVRLDPAICPAHVLKIG, encoded by the coding sequence CCAAAACCTCCCGACCACCAAGGCCGCCAAGTCCGGCGCGGCCAGCCGCTCCCAAACTCCGGTTTCGGCTCTGCTTTCGATCGGGGAGACGGAACCGATCGCGCCGGAGGCATCATCGTTTGTTTTCGAGAACATCCAGCCTTCCGTGGATGGGGGGCACTTCGCGGTCAAGCGCGAGGTGGGAGATCTTCTGGAGGTTTCCGCCGACATCTGGCTGTACGGCCACGAGAAATACACCTGCTGGTTCGAGTGGCGCCGCGAAGGCGGCCAGTGGGCACGCCACCCATTGGAAAAAGGCGAGAACGATCGCTACCTCGGGTCCATCGTTTTGACAGAAGTTGGCTTGTTCGAATTCCGCGTGGGCGGCAGTTGGGAAAAGACGCAGCTGGAATCCGCGTCCCCCATCTACGACGTGGTGGTGGATCCCGTGATCGCGCGCTTCGGTGCCTGGTACGAGATGTGGCCCCGCTCGCAGGGAACGGACCCGACAAAATCCGCCACCTGGGACGATTGCATCGCGCGCTTGCCCGAGATCGCCTCCATGGGCTTCCAGGTGCTGTACGTGCCGCCGGTGCACCCCATCGGGAAGACCAACCGCAAGGGCAAGAACAACAGCCTCAAGGCCCAGCCGGGAGAGCCGGGTTGCCCGTACGCCATCGGAAACGAGTTGGGCGGCCACGACGCGGTGGACCCCGACTTGGGCACCATGGCGGATTTCGAGAGGTTCATCGCCGCTTGCCACGACCACGGCATGCAGGTGGCGTTGGATGTCGCGCTCAACGCGAGCCCCGACCACCCGTACGCGAAGGACCATCCGGATTGGTTCTATCGCGAGCCCGACGGCACCATCAAGTTCGCGGAGAATCCCCCGAAGAAGTACGAAGACATCTACGCCTTCCACTACTACGGCCCGGATGCGGAAGCCATGTGGCGCGAGATCCTGCGCATCCATCTGTTCTGGGTGGAAAAGGGCATCCGCATCTTCCGCGTGGACAATCCCCACACCAAGCCGTTCGGGCTCTGGCAGTGGCTGATCCGCGAAGTGAAAAAGCGCTGCCCGGACGCGGTGTTCCTTTCGGAAGCCTTCACCCGGCCCAAGCTGATGAAGCGTCTGGCCAAACTCGGGTTCCAGCAGAGCTACACGTATTTTGTCTGGCGCGAGAAGGCTGCGGAGCTGCGGGAGTACTTGGAAGAAATCACGGGCAAGCCCGAGCGCGAGTACATGCGCGGGAACTTCTTCACCAACACCCCCGACATCAATCCCCACCACTGCCAGGACCACGGAAGGCCCGCCTTTTTGGTGCGCACCGCCTTGGCGGCGCTGCTTTCACCCAGCTGGGGCATGTACAACGGCTGGGAGCTTTGCGAAGCCACTCCGGTTCCGGGCAAGGAAGAGTACCTGAACTCCGAGAAGTACCAGTACCACGCGTGGGACTGGAATCGGCCAGGCCACATCAAGGACTGGATCCGTACCCTCAACGAGATCCGCAACAGCCATCCGGCCTTGCAGGAAACCCACAACATCCGGTTCCTGGACTGCACCGATCCCGAGCTTTTGGCCTTCGTTCGCGTGTTGGGCGAAGACAAACTGTTGGTCATCATCAACTGCGACCCCACCCGAGCTCGCGAAGGCTACATCGATGCCCCGTGGGCGGACCTGGGGATTTCCTGGGCGCCGTATCCGGTCACGGACCTGGTGACCAAGGAACGCTGGACCTGGAACGCCGGATCCAACTGGGTGCGGCTGGATCCGGCCATCTGCCCGGCC